In Deferribacter desulfuricans SSM1, the following are encoded in one genomic region:
- the hslV gene encoding ATP-dependent protease subunit HslV, translated as MFKGTTILAVKKDGKIAVGGDGQVTFGHTVLKHNAKKVRKIYNDSVICGFAGSTADAFTLMERFEKKLNEYSGQLLRAAVELAKDWRTDKYLRRLEAMMIVADKNNIYILTGNGDVVEPNNNVAAIGSGGPYAQAAATALVENSNLTAKEIVEKSLKIAASICIYTNDNLIVEEF; from the coding sequence ATGTTTAAAGGAACAACAATACTTGCCGTTAAAAAAGATGGTAAGATAGCTGTGGGAGGAGATGGGCAGGTAACTTTTGGTCATACTGTTTTAAAACACAATGCAAAAAAAGTGCGTAAGATATACAACGATAGTGTTATATGTGGTTTTGCTGGTTCTACTGCAGATGCATTTACACTGATGGAAAGATTTGAAAAAAAACTAAACGAATATAGCGGTCAGCTTTTGAGAGCTGCTGTTGAGCTTGCTAAGGATTGGCGCACTGATAAATATCTAAGAAGATTAGAAGCTATGATGATAGTGGCCGATAAAAATAATATTTATATATTAACTGGGAATGGTGATGTGGTTGAACCAAACAATAATGTAGCAGCAATAGGTTCAGGGGGGCCATATGCTCAGGCAGCAGCAACAGCTTTAGTGGAAAATTCTAATTTAACTGCCAAAGAAATCGTAGAAAAATCGCTTAAAATAGCAGCTTCAATCTGCATATATACAAATGATAATTTAATAGTAGAG